The following proteins come from a genomic window of Elusimicrobiota bacterium:
- a CDS encoding ZIP family metal transporter yields the protein MVPFLYALASVAATWLGGVVILRRKNWAERNLWRVLAFGSGLLLAMTFLHLLPEAWELNPRWAGGSVVAALVLLFIVESFTVVHACGEVAEPCHVHRVGYGALAALFVHSLADGLAIAFSFLSSQPLGVAVASAVTVHKFSDGMTLSSLFLGAGHPKARARALVGVLALATPLGVALGSFGGEGLGGTTLAVLLGFAAGGFLYVSMADVLPRIHRSRDPWCWALLVAGVGAAVLLPHP from the coding sequence ATGGTCCCGTTCCTTTACGCCCTGGCTTCCGTCGCCGCCACCTGGTTGGGGGGGGTCGTCATCCTGCGGCGGAAAAACTGGGCGGAACGAAACCTTTGGCGCGTGCTCGCCTTCGGGAGCGGGCTTTTGCTCGCCATGACGTTTTTGCATCTGTTGCCCGAGGCCTGGGAACTGAATCCGCGCTGGGCGGGGGGGTCCGTCGTGGCCGCCTTGGTCCTCCTGTTCATCGTGGAATCGTTCACCGTTGTCCACGCCTGCGGGGAGGTGGCGGAGCCCTGCCACGTCCACCGGGTGGGTTACGGGGCCCTGGCGGCGTTGTTCGTTCACAGCTTGGCGGACGGTCTGGCCATCGCGTTTTCGTTCCTGTCCTCCCAACCCCTGGGTGTCGCCGTGGCGTCGGCGGTCACCGTTCACAAGTTTTCCGACGGTATGACCCTGTCGTCCCTCTTTTTGGGGGCCGGGCATCCCAAGGCGCGCGCCCGGGCCTTGGTGGGGGTCCTGGCCCTGGCCACGCCGCTGGGGGTGGCCTTGGGTTCGTTCGGGGGCGAGGGCCTCGGCGGGACGACTCTCGCGGTGCTGTTGGGGTTTGCGGCGGGCGGGTTTTTGTACGTCAGCATGGCGGACGTTTTGCCGCGCATCCACAGGAGCCGCGACCCCTGGTGCTGGGCCCTGCTGGTGGCCGGCGTCGGGGCGGCGGTCCTCCTGCCGCACCCATGA
- the thiS gene encoding sulfur carrier protein ThiS, with translation MKITLNGEAREVAEGTTVAGLVQVLGLATGRVAAEVNGDIVRRADHAAAVLRAGDVVEIVQMIGGG, from the coding sequence ATGAAGATCACGTTGAACGGCGAAGCCCGCGAGGTCGCCGAGGGGACCACCGTGGCCGGGCTCGTTCAGGTCCTGGGGTTGGCGACGGGCCGGGTCGCCGCGGAAGTCAACGGCGACATTGTTCGGCGGGCCGACCACGCGGCCGCGGTTCTGCGCGCGGGGGACGTGGTGGAGATCGTCCAGATGATCGGCGGGGGATAG
- a CDS encoding thiazole synthase, with translation METDLIVAGRRMSSRLIVGTGKYKTPEVMEAALRASGAEMVTVAIRRVNLNDRGNDAFWTHLPKNMVVLPNTAGCYNTADAVRVSRLAREVLDTPLIKLEVLGDPKTLLPDTHALLEATAILVKEGFQVLAYTNDDPILAKRLEEAGVAAVMPLAAPIGSGRGIQNPINIQFLRESVRTVPVIVDAGVGTASDAAVAMELGVDGVLMNTAIAEATDPVLMAEAMKWGVQAGRAAFMAGRMPRREYAAPSSPVAGVVGAK, from the coding sequence ATGGAAACGGATTTGATTGTCGCCGGGCGGAGAATGTCCTCCCGCTTGATTGTCGGCACGGGGAAATACAAGACCCCGGAAGTCATGGAAGCGGCCCTGCGGGCCTCAGGAGCGGAGATGGTGACCGTGGCCATTCGCCGCGTGAATTTGAACGACCGGGGGAACGACGCCTTTTGGACCCACCTGCCGAAGAACATGGTGGTCTTGCCCAACACCGCCGGTTGCTACAACACGGCGGACGCGGTGCGGGTGTCCCGCCTGGCGCGGGAGGTCCTCGACACCCCCTTGATCAAATTGGAGGTTTTGGGGGACCCGAAGACCCTTTTGCCCGACACCCACGCCCTTTTGGAGGCCACCGCGATTTTGGTTAAGGAGGGTTTTCAGGTGTTGGCCTACACGAACGACGACCCCATTCTCGCCAAACGCCTGGAAGAGGCGGGCGTGGCCGCGGTCATGCCCCTGGCCGCCCCGATCGGATCCGGACGCGGCATTCAAAATCCGATCAACATCCAGTTCCTTCGGGAATCCGTCCGCACCGTGCCCGTGATCGTCGACGCCGGGGTGGGAACCGCCTCGGACGCGGCGGTGGCCATGGAACTGGGGGTCGACGGGGTGCTCATGAACACCGCGATCGCCGAGGCCACCGACCCCGTTCTCATGGCCGAGGCCATGAAATGGGGGGTCCAGGCGGGACGCGCCGCCTTCATGGCCGGGCGCATGCCCCGCCGGGAATACGCGGCGCCGTCGTCGCCCGTGGCCGGCGTCGTGGGGGCGAAATGA
- a CDS encoding 50S ribosomal protein L28: MAYRCTVCDKGVRMGKSISHSHRKTNRRFSPNLQRVKVKTASGAKRQYVCTTCLRSGKIKKAA; the protein is encoded by the coding sequence ATGGCTTACCGTTGCACCGTTTGCGACAAAGGCGTCCGGATGGGGAAGTCCATCAGCCACTCCCACCGGAAAACCAACCGTCGCTTTTCCCCCAACCTACAGCGGGTGAAGGTCAAAACCGCCTCCGGCGCCAAGCGCCAATATGTTTGCACGACTTGCCTGCGGTCGGGCAAAATCAAGAAAGCGGCCTAA
- the recG gene encoding ATP-dependent DNA helicase RecG — MTIDPQTRRSAGPLALETPLQYLKGVGPARAKALAKLGLVAVGDLLWHLPRSHEDRRLGPPALWGPPGAPVARAGVVSHYETASAGKNLVIGRALIAGDGPPFEALWFRRRSYRYDALAPLEKKLTPGARVAVYGPWQRGPRGPEIRVEDHTFPTGETSPHMDRWVPVYDLTAGVDGALLRRLVWSALEVVDRVEDPLPESLRAAWGFPGLAAALRDYHFPVDPARRAAARRRLAFDEFFMLELALARARERRRRGPPSPVCAANRSLLSPFRARLGFDFTPAQKKVINEIFDDMGRPEPMNRLLMGDVGSGKTVVAVAALLLAVESGHQAALLAPTEILAEQHALGLSRWLEGLGVRWALLRGGGSPSQKKKDKAALAAGEIQIAIGTHALLEGDVAFKDLGVAVIDEQHRFGVAQRAALGAKGRSPHTLLMTATPIPRTLAMTVYGDLSVSVIVGRPPGRGPVRTARATEGEAWAAVSRALAAGRQAYVVFPLIEESEKSDLRAVVEGWNRLRALFPDRAVGLLHGRMKSEEKARAMADFSAGRLHVLAATPVIEVGIDVPNATALVVMNAERFGLAQLHQLRGRVGRGAHASDCLLVSRAGGDAAERLALLCRTNDGFVLAEEDLKRRGPGEVLGEAQHGLPDFRAGHLVTDGPLIEEARARAFALLAEDPGLARAENAVLAAHLQRRFGARWHLGRVA; from the coding sequence TTGACCATCGATCCGCAAACACGACGCTCCGCCGGTCCGTTGGCCCTGGAGACCCCGCTTCAGTACCTGAAGGGTGTCGGCCCGGCCCGCGCCAAGGCCTTGGCCAAGCTGGGGCTGGTCGCGGTGGGGGATTTGTTGTGGCACCTTCCGCGCTCCCACGAAGACCGCCGCCTGGGGCCGCCCGCCCTGTGGGGGCCGCCCGGAGCCCCGGTGGCCCGCGCGGGGGTGGTGTCCCATTACGAAACGGCGTCGGCGGGGAAAAACCTGGTCATCGGTCGCGCGTTGATCGCCGGCGACGGCCCCCCGTTCGAGGCCCTGTGGTTCCGTCGCCGCAGTTACCGCTACGACGCTCTCGCTCCCCTGGAAAAGAAATTGACGCCCGGCGCGCGGGTGGCGGTCTACGGGCCCTGGCAACGGGGTCCGCGGGGGCCCGAGATCCGGGTGGAGGATCACACGTTTCCGACCGGGGAGACCTCGCCGCACATGGACCGCTGGGTGCCGGTCTACGACTTGACGGCCGGGGTGGACGGCGCACTGCTCCGTCGATTGGTCTGGTCGGCCCTGGAGGTCGTCGACCGCGTGGAGGACCCCCTGCCGGAGTCCCTGCGGGCGGCGTGGGGTTTTCCGGGTCTCGCGGCGGCGCTGCGGGACTATCATTTTCCCGTCGATCCGGCGCGGCGCGCGGCCGCCCGCCGACGGTTGGCGTTTGACGAGTTCTTTATGTTGGAGTTGGCCCTCGCCCGCGCCCGGGAACGCCGCCGCCGCGGTCCCCCGTCTCCCGTGTGCGCGGCCAACCGCTCCCTCTTGAGCCCGTTCCGCGCCCGCCTGGGGTTCGATTTCACCCCGGCGCAAAAAAAAGTGATCAACGAGATTTTCGACGACATGGGCCGCCCGGAGCCCATGAACCGCCTGCTCATGGGCGATGTGGGGTCGGGGAAAACCGTGGTCGCGGTGGCGGCCCTGCTGCTGGCCGTGGAGAGCGGCCACCAGGCCGCGCTTTTGGCGCCCACGGAAATTTTGGCCGAACAGCACGCCCTCGGGTTGTCGCGTTGGCTCGAGGGACTGGGCGTTCGTTGGGCCCTGTTGCGGGGGGGCGGTTCGCCGTCCCAAAAAAAGAAGGACAAGGCGGCCTTGGCCGCCGGTGAAATCCAGATCGCCATCGGCACCCACGCGTTGCTCGAGGGGGACGTCGCGTTCAAGGACCTGGGCGTCGCCGTGATCGACGAGCAACACCGGTTCGGGGTGGCCCAACGCGCGGCGTTGGGGGCCAAAGGGCGCTCGCCCCACACCCTCCTGATGACCGCCACCCCGATTCCCCGCACCCTCGCCATGACGGTGTACGGGGATCTGTCGGTCTCGGTGATCGTGGGGCGTCCTCCCGGCCGGGGGCCCGTCCGCACCGCGCGGGCCACGGAAGGGGAGGCGTGGGCCGCCGTGTCGCGGGCGCTGGCCGCGGGCCGCCAAGCCTACGTCGTGTTTCCTTTGATTGAAGAATCGGAAAAGTCGGACCTGCGGGCCGTCGTCGAGGGTTGGAACCGCCTGCGCGCCCTTTTTCCCGACCGCGCCGTGGGCCTTTTGCACGGTCGGATGAAGTCCGAGGAAAAAGCGCGCGCGATGGCGGACTTTTCCGCCGGCCGACTCCACGTCCTCGCGGCGACCCCGGTCATCGAGGTGGGCATCGACGTTCCCAACGCGACGGCGCTTGTGGTCATGAACGCCGAACGGTTCGGTCTGGCCCAATTGCATCAACTGCGGGGGCGGGTGGGGCGGGGCGCCCACGCCTCGGACTGTTTGTTGGTGTCCCGGGCCGGGGGGGACGCGGCGGAGCGCCTCGCGCTCCTGTGCCGAACAAACGATGGTTTTGTTTTGGCGGAGGAGGATTTAAAGCGCCGGGGTCCCGGGGAAGTCTTGGGCGAGGCGCAACACGGGTTGCCCGATTTCCGCGCGGGCCATTTGGTCACCGACGGTCCGTTGATCGAGGAGGCGCGGGCCCGCGCGTTCGCGTTGCTCGCCGAGGACCCGGGGCTCGCTCGCGCGGAGAACGCCGTTTTGGCGGCCCATTTGCAACGGCGTTTCGGGGCGCGGTGGCACCTGGGCCGGGTGGCGTGA
- the coaD gene encoding pantetheine-phosphate adenylyltransferase has translation MTSTGRRVVYPGSFDPVTNGHLDMVCRACQMFDHVTVAVSANRAKNPLFSIPERLDMLNTVLAPVIKSGRVDVDTFDGLLVDYCRKKGAVAVARGLRALSDFEYEFQMALMNRHLAPELETVFMMSDEKYTYLSSTLLKDVVRLGGDVARFVPAAIAGRIQRKLTSA, from the coding sequence ATGACATCGACGGGGCGGCGGGTGGTGTATCCGGGCAGTTTCGACCCGGTCACGAACGGGCATTTGGACATGGTGTGCCGGGCGTGCCAAATGTTCGACCACGTGACGGTGGCGGTGTCGGCGAACCGCGCCAAGAACCCCCTGTTCTCCATCCCCGAACGGTTGGACATGCTCAACACCGTCCTGGCGCCGGTCATCAAAAGCGGTCGGGTGGACGTGGACACCTTCGACGGCCTGCTCGTCGATTACTGCCGCAAAAAGGGCGCGGTCGCCGTGGCGCGCGGGCTGCGCGCCCTCTCCGATTTCGAGTACGAATTTCAAATGGCCCTCATGAACCGACACCTCGCGCCGGAACTCGAAACCGTCTTCATGATGTCCGATGAAAAATACACCTACCTCTCGTCCACCCTTCTCAAAGACGTGGTGCGTTTGGGCGGCGACGTGGCGCGGTTCGTGCCCGCCGCCATCGCCGGGCGCATCCAGCGAAAGTTGACCTCGGCGTGA
- a CDS encoding phosphate acetyltransferase, with product MTSTHPRVVLPRTQGRCSARLEGLRVRGFASRPRLLLPEGEDPRVLSAAAFLSARGWARPVLIGDPGAVTARAAEQGVSLKGLDIWDAADPVRRSSGARALLEKRRAKGMTEDQAADLLKDPLYQGVMALSAGEGDLLAAGAVRTTADTVRAGFAGLGLAQGADIVFGAFLMECPAGSGRLVLFADGAVSPRPSPRGLAAVAVAAGALFERWVGEPPRVAFLSFSTRGSAEDESVAAIRHAVEGARKKAPGLAIDGELQGDAALVDHIALQKGAADSPVAGRANVLVFPDLNAGNIGYKLVQHLGGARAIGPVLAGLSRPMTDLSRGCTDEDIVDAAALTALLAS from the coding sequence ATGACCTCCACGCACCCGCGGGTGGTCCTCCCCCGGACGCAGGGGCGCTGTTCCGCCCGTCTCGAGGGGTTGCGCGTCCGGGGCTTTGCCTCCCGTCCCCGTTTGCTCCTCCCCGAGGGAGAGGACCCGCGCGTTTTGTCGGCGGCGGCGTTTCTGTCCGCCCGGGGGTGGGCCCGGCCCGTCTTGATCGGCGACCCCGGCGCGGTGACCGCCCGCGCCGCCGAACAGGGCGTTTCCCTGAAGGGATTGGACATTTGGGACGCCGCCGACCCCGTTCGCCGGTCGTCGGGGGCCCGGGCGCTTCTTGAAAAACGGCGGGCCAAGGGGATGACCGAGGACCAGGCGGCCGACCTGTTGAAAGACCCTTTGTACCAGGGCGTCATGGCCCTGTCGGCCGGGGAGGGGGATTTGCTCGCCGCGGGCGCCGTGCGGACCACCGCGGACACGGTGCGCGCGGGGTTCGCCGGGCTCGGCCTGGCCCAGGGCGCGGACATCGTTTTCGGGGCTTTTTTGATGGAATGCCCCGCCGGATCGGGGAGGCTGGTCCTCTTTGCCGATGGCGCCGTTTCCCCGCGCCCGTCCCCCCGGGGCCTGGCCGCCGTGGCCGTGGCGGCGGGCGCTCTTTTCGAACGCTGGGTCGGCGAACCCCCCCGGGTCGCGTTCCTCAGTTTTTCCACCCGGGGCAGCGCCGAGGACGAGAGCGTCGCCGCGATCCGCCACGCGGTGGAAGGGGCTCGAAAAAAAGCCCCGGGGCTGGCAATCGACGGGGAGCTTCAGGGGGACGCGGCCCTCGTGGATCACATCGCCCTCCAAAAGGGGGCCGCCGACTCCCCCGTGGCGGGCCGGGCCAATGTCCTGGTTTTTCCGGACTTGAACGCGGGCAATATTGGGTATAAGCTGGTACAGCATCTGGGCGGTGCCCGCGCGATCGGGCCGGTCCTGGCCGGTTTGTCACGGCCGATGACCGACCTGTCGCGGGGTTGCACCGACGAGGACATCGTGGACGCGGCCGCCTTGACGGCGTTGTTGGCGTCCTAA
- the tadA gene encoding Flp pilus assembly complex ATPase component TadA: protein MANGPAKKKRLGDLLVQEGVITAKQLERAVEVQRTKGGRLGDILVELNLATEELVLSVLAKRAGVPFVSSLTAYGKIAPEVLALLSSEVAHTHNVFPLAKEGNTLTVALADPFVDLNVVDDLKIQTGCDIKVVLASEKEIQKAVALHGATMGKPSGEPGAPSTHSDAQMETIVSALLETAAKVGADHIYLEPGARAVRVRYRIHGSLQQRPDLPPRHLAPLIAHLKTMAGLNVAERWLPQDGHFRRSWEGHDLEIRVATLATASGEKAVLSLLDSDRALPLDLARLGLDPDMLAQYQSLVQAKNGLVIVAGPAGSGKTATLYATLAALNTPERHVVTIEDPVERTLEGLSQMQVRADVRMSLASGLHVLRRQDPDVIMVGEIRDLETAEAVLDAASEALVLTAVIATDTLGAIQKLIEMGVPPTLLAARLSGVLAQRLVRSICPNCRETYSMSLRELMASGVGDKEIRAAKRAESFTLQRGRGCGQCLGTGYAGAAPVFELCGVSEGLRRLIAEKAGPSLLARETAERVTLREAAVKRVLAGQTTVEEALRV, encoded by the coding sequence ATGGCAAACGGACCCGCGAAAAAGAAACGGCTCGGCGACCTTCTCGTTCAGGAAGGCGTGATCACCGCCAAACAGCTCGAACGGGCGGTGGAAGTCCAACGGACGAAGGGCGGACGGCTGGGCGACATCCTGGTGGAGCTCAACCTCGCCACCGAGGAATTGGTGCTTTCGGTGTTGGCCAAGCGGGCGGGGGTGCCGTTCGTTTCTTCCCTCACGGCCTACGGGAAAATCGCCCCCGAGGTCCTCGCTTTGCTGTCCTCGGAAGTGGCCCACACCCACAACGTGTTCCCCCTGGCCAAGGAGGGGAACACCCTCACCGTGGCCCTCGCGGACCCCTTCGTGGACCTCAACGTCGTCGATGACCTCAAGATCCAGACCGGGTGTGACATCAAGGTGGTCCTCGCCTCCGAGAAGGAAATTCAAAAAGCCGTGGCCCTGCACGGCGCGACGATGGGGAAGCCCTCCGGCGAGCCCGGGGCGCCCTCGACCCACAGCGACGCCCAGATGGAAACGATCGTGTCGGCGCTTCTGGAGACCGCCGCCAAGGTGGGCGCCGACCACATTTATTTGGAGCCCGGCGCCCGCGCGGTCCGGGTACGCTATCGGATCCACGGGTCGCTCCAACAGCGGCCGGACCTGCCACCCCGTCATTTGGCCCCTCTGATCGCGCATCTTAAAACGATGGCCGGCCTGAATGTCGCCGAACGCTGGCTCCCGCAAGACGGGCATTTCCGCCGTTCCTGGGAAGGACACGATTTGGAAATCCGCGTGGCCACCCTGGCGACGGCTTCGGGGGAAAAGGCGGTCCTCTCCCTCTTGGATTCCGATCGCGCGCTGCCTCTCGACCTGGCGCGCCTCGGGTTGGACCCGGATATGCTCGCCCAATACCAATCGCTCGTGCAGGCGAAAAACGGCCTCGTGATAGTGGCGGGGCCGGCGGGTTCCGGGAAAACAGCGACCCTGTACGCCACGCTCGCGGCCCTCAACACGCCGGAGCGGCACGTGGTGACCATCGAGGACCCCGTGGAGCGGACCCTCGAAGGGCTCTCCCAAATGCAGGTCCGGGCGGACGTGCGGATGTCGCTGGCTTCGGGGTTGCATGTTCTCCGCCGGCAGGATCCCGACGTGATCATGGTGGGGGAAATCCGCGATTTGGAAACCGCCGAGGCCGTTTTGGACGCGGCGTCGGAGGCCTTGGTGTTGACGGCCGTGATCGCGACCGACACCCTGGGGGCGATCCAAAAACTGATCGAAATGGGCGTGCCGCCGACCCTGTTGGCCGCCCGCTTGTCGGGGGTGTTGGCGCAGCGGTTGGTCCGTTCGATTTGCCCCAATTGCCGGGAAACCTATTCCATGTCCCTGCGGGAGTTGATGGCTTCGGGCGTGGGCGATAAGGAAATCCGCGCGGCCAAACGCGCCGAGTCCTTCACGCTTCAACGGGGCCGGGGGTGCGGGCAATGCCTGGGAACCGGTTACGCGGGCGCCGCCCCGGTCTTCGAGTTGTGCGGGGTGTCGGAAGGGCTTCGCCGCCTGATCGCGGAAAAGGCCGGCCCCTCCCTCCTGGCGCGGGAAACCGCGGAACGGGTGACGTTGCGGGAGGCCGCCGTGAAGCGGGTGCTGGCCGGGCAAACGACGGTGGAAGAAGCCCTGCGGGTGTAG
- a CDS encoding type IV pilus twitching motility protein PilT, whose amino-acid sequence MLNMNDLLLMMVQKKASDLHLTVGAPPCLRIDGNLTQTALEKLTGDICQRLVYSLLSDVQKQRFESENELDISFGIKGLGRVRMNVYRQRGSVGAALRSVPSRFLSFEEIGLPPAINEVANLPRGLVVVTGPTGSGKSTTLASIIDYINESRQGHIVTIEDPIEYIHYHKQCLVNQRELGSDTSTFAAALKYVLRQDPDIILVGEMRDAETIAAAITIAETGHLVFSTLHTNDAASTVNRILDSFSPERQDQVRSQLSFTLQAVLSQNLLLHSSGVGRVLACELLLVTPAIRNLIREQKVEQIYLAMQTGSKSGMQTMNQALYSLAMRNLISTQEALASSTDVEELRRLLPKESSTQM is encoded by the coding sequence ATGTTGAACATGAACGATTTGTTGCTGATGATGGTGCAAAAAAAAGCGTCCGATCTCCACCTGACGGTCGGCGCCCCCCCTTGCCTGCGCATTGACGGCAACCTCACGCAAACCGCCCTCGAAAAGCTGACGGGGGACATCTGCCAGCGATTGGTTTATTCCCTTTTGTCGGACGTGCAAAAACAACGGTTCGAGTCGGAGAACGAACTCGATATTTCTTTCGGCATCAAAGGCCTGGGCCGGGTGCGTATGAACGTGTACCGGCAGCGCGGCTCCGTCGGGGCGGCCCTGCGGTCGGTGCCTTCGCGCTTCCTGAGCTTCGAAGAAATCGGGTTGCCCCCCGCCATCAACGAAGTGGCGAACCTCCCGCGCGGGCTGGTGGTCGTCACCGGGCCCACGGGGTCGGGGAAATCCACGACGCTCGCCAGCATCATCGATTACATCAACGAATCCCGCCAGGGCCACATCGTCACGATCGAAGACCCCATCGAGTACATCCATTACCACAAACAGTGCCTGGTGAATCAGCGCGAGTTGGGGTCGGACACGTCGACGTTCGCGGCCGCGCTCAAGTACGTGCTTCGCCAGGACCCCGACATCATCCTCGTGGGCGAAATGCGCGACGCCGAGACCATCGCCGCCGCCATCACCATCGCCGAGACGGGCCACTTGGTGTTCTCCACTTTGCACACCAACGACGCGGCGTCGACTGTCAACCGGATTTTGGACTCCTTCTCGCCCGAGCGGCAGGATCAGGTGCGGTCCCAGTTGTCTTTCACGTTGCAGGCCGTGCTCAGTCAAAATCTGTTGTTGCATTCATCCGGGGTGGGGCGGGTGTTGGCGTGCGAATTGTTGTTGGTTACCCCGGCCATTCGAAACCTGATTCGCGAACAAAAAGTCGAACAGATTTACTTGGCCATGCAAACGGGGTCCAAGAGCGGCATGCAAACCATGAACCAGGCCCTTTATTCCTTGGCCATGCGCAATTTGATATCGACCCAGGAGGCTTTGGCGTCCTCCACCGACGTGGAGGAGTTGCGTCGGCTCTTGCCCAAAGAGTCGTCCACGCAAATGTAA
- a CDS encoding response regulator — MPKTGEVIDVNVQAKPKVLVADDEQDIASLIEDWLSETYDVTIALNGKTAVQKAIWHQPNVILLDIVMPDMGGYEVVRLLQSTPQTQDIPLIVMTAKNYDDSTVKMIKAEKNVYGFINKPFKPTDLLKMIQRVSVKDRTFEPTTSSAPIAPGGPPMAPPSAGPAARPQGVPSAPAPFRPRNPTPDSSLAQRAVDRSVGPIEFKKPTPEPRAPAGNRAGALPVAPAGGGSLYGGRPRTRMESLSRGASRLFFLAAFLLGGVVSVGEWTARNMEQQVGHGLFVPSIYPANRFNAFLPYQWLSSTTDKKRVWKNGGVVYEFNQWGLRGEDFPLVGPEGRTRVLLVGGSFVFGRGISTRDLLSNKLQETLDKITPGTYQVINAGLWQTSPEEQWAYIKEVGFNFKPAVVFWLIERREPGTPTSEGLKWLAEHRWMVEGFWGKSRLLKLWVAHKITGSGDPVLTASTPLLREALEGTRSQRVKLVYWFVSRDSAGNTAGRTIPVPPNADPEAYAELMDRLNRALAAETLAQTSGQN, encoded by the coding sequence ATGCCGAAAACCGGGGAAGTCATCGACGTCAACGTCCAGGCCAAGCCCAAAGTGCTGGTGGCCGATGACGAACAGGACATCGCCTCGCTGATCGAGGATTGGCTCAGCGAGACCTACGATGTGACCATCGCTCTCAACGGCAAAACCGCCGTTCAGAAAGCCATTTGGCATCAACCGAACGTGATCCTCCTGGACATCGTCATGCCCGACATGGGGGGGTACGAAGTGGTTCGCCTCCTGCAGTCCACACCCCAGACACAGGACATCCCCCTGATCGTCATGACGGCCAAGAACTACGATGACTCGACCGTGAAAATGATCAAAGCGGAAAAAAACGTTTACGGTTTCATCAACAAACCCTTTAAACCCACCGACCTGTTGAAGATGATCCAGCGTGTTTCGGTGAAAGACCGGACGTTTGAACCCACGACGTCCTCCGCCCCGATCGCCCCGGGGGGGCCTCCGATGGCTCCCCCTTCGGCGGGCCCCGCGGCGCGGCCCCAGGGCGTTCCGTCCGCTCCGGCCCCGTTCCGCCCCCGAAACCCCACCCCCGACAGTTCACTGGCCCAGCGAGCCGTCGATCGCTCGGTGGGGCCGATCGAATTTAAAAAACCGACGCCGGAGCCCCGCGCCCCCGCCGGAAATCGCGCGGGGGCGCTCCCGGTCGCCCCGGCGGGCGGGGGGAGCCTGTACGGGGGGAGGCCTCGAACCCGCATGGAGTCCCTTTCCCGTGGGGCGTCGCGATTGTTTTTCCTCGCCGCCTTTTTGTTGGGGGGGGTGGTTTCCGTTGGGGAATGGACCGCCCGCAACATGGAGCAGCAGGTGGGGCACGGCCTCTTCGTGCCGTCGATTTACCCCGCGAACCGGTTTAACGCTTTTTTGCCCTACCAATGGCTGTCGTCCACCACGGACAAAAAACGTGTTTGGAAAAACGGCGGGGTCGTTTACGAATTCAATCAGTGGGGCTTGCGGGGAGAGGATTTTCCGCTGGTGGGCCCGGAAGGCCGAACCCGTGTTTTGTTGGTCGGCGGATCGTTTGTCTTCGGCCGTGGGATCTCCACACGTGATTTGCTGTCCAATAAATTGCAGGAAACACTCGATAAAATTACCCCGGGAACGTATCAAGTCATCAACGCGGGACTGTGGCAGACATCGCCGGAAGAGCAATGGGCGTACATCAAGGAGGTCGGGTTCAATTTCAAGCCCGCCGTGGTTTTTTGGCTGATCGAACGGCGCGAGCCGGGCACCCCCACTTCCGAGGGGTTGAAATGGTTGGCGGAGCACCGTTGGATGGTGGAAGGGTTTTGGGGGAAAAGTCGGCTTTTGAAACTTTGGGTCGCGCACAAAATCACCGGTTCGGGGGATCCCGTTTTAACGGCGTCCACCCCGCTTTTGCGCGAAGCGTTGGAAGGAACCCGTTCCCAAAGGGTCAAACTTGTGTATTGGTTTGTTTCGCGGGACTCCGCGGGAAACACCGCGGGCCGGACCATCCCGGTCCCCCCCAACGCCGATCCAGAAGCCTACGCCGAGTTGATGGACCGACTGAACCGCGCGTTGGCGGCGGAAACGCTCGCACAAACCTCTGGACAGAATTGA